One Ovis aries strain OAR_USU_Benz2616 breed Rambouillet chromosome 4, ARS-UI_Ramb_v3.0, whole genome shotgun sequence DNA window includes the following coding sequences:
- the LOC101117664 gene encoding olfactory receptor 2A25: MEGNQTSVTEFILLGFPLNTRTQMLLFGLFSLFYVLTLLGNGVILGLILLDSRLHTPMYFFLSHLAIVDMAYACSTVPQMLVNLLSPAKPIPFAGCITQTFLFLSFAHTECLLLVVMSYDRYVAICHPLRYSVIMSWRVCITLTVTSWVFGVLLALVHLVLLLPLPFCGPHQINHFFCEIIAVLKLACADTHINETMVLAGAVSVLVGPFSLIVVSYIHILCAILKIRSAEGRQKAFSTCSSHLCVFGLFYGTAIIMYVGPRYGHSKEGKKYLLLFHSLFNPMLNPLIYSLRNKEVKAALKRMLDKERS; this comes from the coding sequence ATGGAGGGAAATCAGACCTCTGTCACAGAGTTCATCCTATTGGGATTCCCCCTTAACACAAGGACTCAGATGCTCCTCTTTGGGCTCTTCTCCCTGTTCTATGTCCTCACCCTACTGGGGAATGGGGTCATCCTGGGGCTCATCTTACTGGACTCCAGActgcacacccccatgtacttcttcctgtcACATCTGGCCATTGTTGACATGGCCTACGCCTGCAGCACGGTGCCCCAGATGCTGGTCAACCTCCTGAGTCCAGCCAAGCCCATCCCCTTTGCTGGCTGCATCACACagacctttctctttctgagtttcgCTCACACTGAGTGTCTGCTCCTGGTGGTGATGTCCTATGATCGGtatgtggccatctgccacccccTCCGATATTCGGTCATCATGAGCTGGAGAGTCTGCATCACGCTGACAGTGACATCTTGGGTTTTCGGAGTCCTCCTAGCCCTAGTCCACCTGGTGTTACTCCTACCATTACCCTTCTGTGGGCCGCATCAAATTAATCACTTTTTCTGTGAAATCATAGCTGTTCTCAAGCTGGCCTGTGCAGACACCCACATTAATGAGACCATGGTTTTGGCTGGGGCAGTGTCTGTGCTGGTGGGACCTTTCTCCTTGATTGTGGTGTCTTATATTCATATTCTATGTGCCATCCTAAAGATCCGGTCAGCAGAAGGGCGCCAgaaagccttctccacctgctcatCCCACCTCTGTGTTTTTGGGCTCTTTTATGGCACAGCCATTATCATGTATGTTGGGCCTCGATATGGGCACTCTAAGGAAGGGAAAAAATACCTTTTGCTGTTTCATAGCCTTTTCAATCCCATGCTCAACCCCCTGATCTATAGTCTGAGGAATAAAGAGGTCAAAGCTGCTCTGAAGAGAATGCTTGATAAAGAGAGAAGTTGA